AAGACTCAAACTTTTAGGGATCTAGAAAGGCAAGTGGCTCTTCAGGACAACTATCAACGAGAAGTAAAGCGGCTGCAAGATCATCTGGAAGAAGCATGCAGTAGGCTACATGGCAGTGAACAGGAAGTTATTCTGAATGAAGAACGTTTTAAGAAACAGTACGAAGGTCTGAAAGAAAAGTACACAAAGGAAAAGGAGCTCTTGTCACACAACGTACTGGAAGCTGAAGATAAGGTTAGAGAATATGAAGATCGCTTACAGACTCTTGAGGCTCAATTAGAGAGAGTTCAAAAAGAAAAATTAGCCACCTCTTTCAAAAGCAGTGAGATGGTGAGGCAAATGGAAGAACATGTTGAGATGAGTGAGGGAACAGTGAAGCAGCTTACCCATGATGTAGACATCTTGTCAACTGAGAATGAACGATTAAATCAACACTATCAGGAAATAGTTAATCAATTGACGGAAGCTGATAGAGAACTTGAGGGGCTAAAGTTAGAATTGGTAAAGGACCAAGAAAGGTTTCAAGATCTGAATGAAGATTTTGAAAAGGCCGTTGAAGAGGTGAATACACTGAAAAATGAAGTGGAGGAAACCAATTTTAAAATGGTATCAATTAAAAAATCCTATGAGAGAGAATTGGAAAAGAAAAATCAGGACTTCAATGAGGCTTTAATCAAGCTAGAAGCTTTGGGTACCAGCTTAGAGGAgacagagaagaaattgcagcttAAGGAGGCCACACTTAAAGGCCTTGGTTGGCAAGTGCCAACAGACATTGATGTACTTCTAGAgaaaaataaagaaattcaaATCAAGTTAGAAGAAGCAGAAGCCAGGCTAGCTGAACGAAGCATGAACTTGCAGACAAGTGAAACCAATTATAAGGGACTTCTTTCCCAAAAAAACAAACTTCAATCAGATCTGGAAATTTTAAAGAAACAAAATGAACATTTGGCAAAGAATAGTCTTTCAACAGTTGAAAATGTTCTTCAATGCACCACTAGTTGGTCTGGACCAGAGGAAGACCAGAGAGGACTCGGTTCCAGTGTGCAACTTTCTAAAGAGTTGATGGCAAGGCTTCAACATTTGGATAGTCAAGTAACAGTACTGACTGGTTCAGTAGTTAAAACACTTACTGAAAGTTGGTTCTCAGGACTGCCATCCTTTGAGAATACTGATAGTTCATGTGATACAGCAGTAGTCAATAGTTGCATTACAAACCTGAAAAAATGCTTGGAAATTGTAAGCACACTTGAAACTAAATTATTAATAGCAGAACAAAACATTAAAAGGGAAACAATTTGTCCTTTAGATACAAGACTTCATCATGATGATGGGAGTAACAGAGGACTGTTTGAACCTGGAGATTATCCAAAAGGGCAGGGGTTAGAAACCCAGCGATTAACATATTCCCCCTTAGTGCTGGTTCTGGCTGAATTCCAGTCACTTCAAACAAAATTGCTTTATTTGCATCATGCTTTGGAAAATTTTCAACAAAACATTGGTCGACTTGCACAAGATTGTGATATGGGACAACATGTGCAATGGCCTGAATTAGTACATGCATTAGGAGGTTCAATACAGTACTTGCAATGTATGGAAGAAGatttagttaaaaaaaataaagtattttttggtgAAGCATCTTTAGTCAGAGATTCATTAACAGAAGAGGAAAATCTGAAATATTTAGCTGACAAACTTTCACTTGAAGCAACAGCACTTAACAGTATAGCCAATGCTTTACAGAATTCAAACTCCAGTGTAAAAAGTACTTTAGATGAAATTAGAAAACAGAGTGAAAATGTTACCATGCCTGCAGTATCTACGGATGATGTCAGTACTCAAATTGGGCATGCTGTTCTTAACAAAATATTTATAGAAGGAGAGCTTTTGGCAAATCTGTCTAAAATTCAGGAAAAAAAGACATCAGATGTTGAAGAGCAAATAAGCAAATCTGTAAGCAGTTACCTAAATATGATGGCAGACACGAGCTTAATAAAAGGAGAAATATTGTTCTGCGTCCAGAATATTTTAGAAGTTTCACAAGAAAAAATGCAGCAACTGAAAGCACAATACTCAGAAATACATCAGAGAAGGCAGAAAAGTGAACGGATGCTCAGGAATGTTGTGGCTGCTTACGGCACGTGTCAGCTTGATAAGCTGATTGAAGAAATTCGGAATGAGCTGAATAAAGATGAAGAGGAAGAATCATTACTTTTCTGTTCTCAAACTTGTATATTACCATCAGCATCTAATTCTGCTGACCAGGAGTTTGAACTTTGTGCAAGGACAGAGCTAGTGCAGCAAATTAAGAAAAATGCCTGCTCGTTGATGAAAATATCACACTGTATTCAGTCTGGTGCAGATGATGAATTGGGTCTTCTGGCCAGAAAGTATGTTCAAAGTGGGAATTACACACCCACATTGAGCAGATATTGTAATGCAAGAGATTTCTGGCCTTTTCTGCTCCAAGATGCAATGATGCAAGCTGAATTGGCATATGTAATCTCCAAGATGCAATTAAAACATGATGTGGAGCAAAGTGGGAATAAGCAATTGAAAGCGCATGCTTTAGAAGTGCAGCGCTCAGATTCCATCACTTCATTGCAGAGTATGGATACAGCTGAGTTGAAGACACACAAGGAAAAACAGGATATAAAGATTATGAAATTGAAAGAGAACCTTGTAGAGTTTCAACAATTGGATATTTCAGAATCAGGTGCTGCTGCCAGGACAACACACATCCATATTGAAGGAGAACCAATTGACTCATTGGACAAAGCTATTGAACTTCAGGACATGGCAGCAAGGCATAAAAGAGAGCTGCGGGAAGTGCGTGAAGCATATGAAGCTGAGCTGGAAAAATTGAAAAGGGATATAGCAAGAGCAGGGGAAACATTAAGGCTGAAAACAGAAGAAAATGTGAAGGAAATAGATTCATTGACCATTTGCATGGAAAATTTGAAGGAAAAGCATGTTGAGGAGCTGAAGAGACGAGGggaagaatttaaaaaagagaagagagaactggataaaaACTGTGCCAGGGTAAAAGAAGAGCTTACTCGAGAAATTGAAGCTTTGAAGGAATGTAGAGATCCTAAAGAATTGGACTCAGTAAATGATCTGCAGAAATCAACTGACCCATTCAGAAAAACAAGTGATATGCATTCGATGGCCCTACTTAGAAATCGCATAGAAGAACTGGAGTCCCAGATAGATGCCATGAAAAATAAGATTGAAACCAGTCCAACAAATCTGCGTGAGAAATATGAAAAGGACCTGGAGAATCTCAAGGTGTCCATGTATTTAATACTGAGTAGTAACTGCATGTTGGCTTGTAGCATTACACCTTGCTGCCAGCAGTTAGCTTGTATTTGTGTTCTGTTTTGAGTCTCAATCTGCATGTGGATAGCATTGCATGATTTGCTGTAGGACTGGGCAAAGTATAAATGTATCAAATTTTAGAGGAATGGTGGAAGGCAACAGATTCAGCAACTGACATTTTTGCTGAAAAATAAGAATATGGTTCAATTTATTCACACAAAAGAGCTGTTATAGAACTGCTCAGTTTTGAGCAACGACGACATGCAGAAAAATCACCAAAAATTTGCCCAGTTCTTCTCTGTTGTGTCAATCTGTGTGCTTTTAAGCATTTTTTAATCAAATGCAGTGGAACCCATTTATCTGCTATGCCACTGAAATAGGTTTTGTTAAGTTCCCAGAAAGAGATTATAGAAACGTTTTAGTATGAGGTTCAATGTGGCATTTTTAAAATTCGGTTGTATTTCCAAAGACCAAAGCATTAGAAAATATTTTTGTAATGTATAAGCTACGATAATTTTGTCTACTTTCTTATCTAAGTTTGGCATTTATTTTATTCATCACACAAACTTTGTTGATTAGGCCAGTTTCA
This region of Rhinoraja longicauda isolate Sanriku21f unplaced genomic scaffold, sRhiLon1.1 Scf000634, whole genome shotgun sequence genomic DNA includes:
- the LOC144591176 gene encoding uncharacterized protein LOC144591176, producing METDATAHSASRLGRSETRQIQQSDADTTVEWKDREKKLHFPNVGEMEEIKKASIREQRFRSSVVPPLRRAKSLDRRTTESIMTPDLLNFKKGWMVKLDEIGQWKKYWFVLTDHSLRYYKDSIAEDASDLDGEIDLSTCYNVTEYQVQRNYGFQIHTQEGLFTLSAMTAGIRRNWMQALMKNIRPSTAPDVASLPEEQCAVMLPDTTQHYDSKSGSPSSETSSVDKETGQRKSRARERRREGRSKTFDWAEFRPIAQTLAQERAAKSDLYDSNSDRLGSPPTDLNEWERTKRREERRKRYEAVSGSAGSSSGDASKIEFETASSSPPLDRKQRVHNEIEEHWQQVERTPIREERRVPLATVFPSSQMSQIDKLLEAHTKELEELKIQLDHCKQELVESQKYKVELEAQLKTSLEREQQVRSGYVSQLEPPLASSNAWQQLQKLNQDLQAELEVQRQKQEVANAQAQSQKKSHQDAKELLRQQEAKIQTLQARLDISLSEVAINEQSLTKAQNELRLDRQKYKEQADEYERKLSMFSTKLYESEEKLREVEGLLLEKTQTFRDLERQVALQDNYQREVKRLQDHLEEACSRLHGSEQEVILNEERFKKQYEGLKEKYTKEKELLSHNVLEAEDKVREYEDRLQTLEAQLERVQKEKLATSFKSSEMVRQMEEHVEMSEGTVKQLTHDVDILSTENERLNQHYQEIVNQLTEADRELEGLKLELVKDQERFQDLNEDFEKAVEEVNTLKNEVEETNFKMVSIKKSYERELEKKNQDFNEALIKLEALGTSLEETEKKLQLKEATLKGLGWQVPTDIDVLLEKNKEIQIKLEEAEARLAERSMNLQTSETNYKGLLSQKNKLQSDLEILKKQNEHLAKNSLSTVENVLQCTTSWSGPEEDQRGLGSSVQLSKELMARLQHLDSQVTVLTGSVVKTLTESWFSGLPSFENTDSSCDTAVVNSCITNLKKCLEIVSTLETKLLIAEQNIKRETICPLDTRLHHDDGSNRGLFEPGDYPKGQGLETQRLTYSPLVLVLAEFQSLQTKLLYLHHALENFQQNIGRLAQDCDMGQHVQWPELVHALGGSIQYLQCMEEDLVKKNKVFFGEASLVRDSLTEEENLKYLADKLSLEATALNSIANALQNSNSSVKSTLDEIRKQSENVTMPAVSTDDVSTQIGHAVLNKIFIEGELLANLSKIQEKKTSDVEEQISKSVSSYLNMMADTSLIKGEILFCVQNILEVSQEKMQQLKAQYSEIHQRRQKSERMLRNVVAAYGTCQLDKLIEEIRNELNKDEEEESLLFCSQTCILPSASNSADQEFELCARTELVQQIKKNACSLMKISHCIQSGADDELGLLARKYVQSGNYTPTLSRYCNARDFWPFLLQDAMMQAELAYVISKMQLKHDVEQSGNKQLKAHALEVQRSDSITSLQSMDTAELKTHKEKQDIKIMKLKENLVEFQQLDISESGAAARTTHIHIEGEPIDSLDKAIELQDMAARHKRELREVREAYEAELEKLKRDIARAGETLRLKTEENVKEIDSLTICMENLKEKHVEELKRRGEEFKKEKRELDKNCARVKEELTREIEALKECRDPKELDSVNDLQKSTDPFRKTSDMHSMALLRNRIEELESQIDAMKNKIETSPTNLREKYEKDLENLKATCERGFSAMEESHQKVIEELHRQHQRELESLQEDKERLLAEETAATIS